CGCCGACCTGGGCCCCGAGGCGGTCCGGTTGCAGGCGCGCACCTTCGCCCGGCTGGTGCACGGCCAGATCGCGGAGACGGTCGGGCCGCGCGCCGGCGACGACCCGGTGACCCACTATCTCAACGTGATCGCCGACAAGACCGGCTCGCTGATCGCCACGTCGGCACGCTTCGGCGGCATGTTCGGTGGCGCACCGGCCGAGCACGTGGAGGCCCTCGCCGGATACGGCGAGACGATCGGCGTCGCCTTCCAACTCTCCGACGACCTGCTCGACATCGCCTCCGAGTCGGTGCAGTCGGGCAAGACGCCCGGCACGGACCTGCGCGAGGGCGTCCCGACCCTGCCGGTGCTCTACGCCCGCGCGGCGGACGACTCCGACGCGTCCTCGGTGCGACTGCGGGAGATCCTGGCGACCGGCCCGCTGACCGACGACGCGCTGCACGCCGAGGCGTTGGGTCTGCTGCGCGAGAGCCCCGCGCTCAAGCGTGCCCGGGAGACCGTGCGCAGTTACGCCGAGGACGCCCGTGCGCGCCTCGCCCCGCTGCCCGAGGGCCCGTCCCGGCACGCACTCGAATCGCTCTGCGACTACATCGCCGACCGCACCAGCTGATCGTCACCCCGGCTCGCCGCACCGGCGACGCGGGTCAACAGGCGGCCACCGCAGAGCATGAGGACGGCCGCGAGCAGCATGGACACCGCCGCGGCGGTCCACATGGCCGGATAGCCGAGGTGGGCGGCCAGTG
This portion of the Micromonospora zamorensis genome encodes:
- a CDS encoding polyprenyl synthetase family protein: MVDGVVNPAGERSGASGSGGRRGRASTSQFGALGLNLADPRVEASVLGLLETVEVELRASVSSADPFVTEAARHLLEAGGKRFRPLLVALGAQFGDPTGAQVVPAAVVMELTHLATLYHDDVMDEAAVRRGAPSANSRWTNSVAILVGDYLFARAADIAADLGPEAVRLQARTFARLVHGQIAETVGPRAGDDPVTHYLNVIADKTGSLIATSARFGGMFGGAPAEHVEALAGYGETIGVAFQLSDDLLDIASESVQSGKTPGTDLREGVPTLPVLYARAADDSDASSVRLREILATGPLTDDALHAEALGLLRESPALKRARETVRSYAEDARARLAPLPEGPSRHALESLCDYIADRTS